In Populus nigra chromosome 1, ddPopNigr1.1, whole genome shotgun sequence, one genomic interval encodes:
- the LOC133679127 gene encoding beta-amylase 1, chloroplastic-like encodes MAIASPSTPTFSASFCCKRTVSTHLTRFPSTLSPTRTRHLPPRRFAISSRLNSSKSCGSVYPDNGGSEDFEHYELQHGFTGPVERRRRGSPVYVTLPAELVAEDGKVRRIKVLTASLRALVTAGVEGVVMEIWWGIVEREKPRVYNWGGYLDLVALARRCGLKVRAVLAFHQRGTGPGDPLWVSLPQWVLEEIDKDPDIAYTDRFGRRNMEYISLGCDMFPVLKGRSPLQAYSDFMMNFRDTFRSLLGVVITGVQVGMGPAGELRYPSCPSQKLAWAWHTRELGEFQCYDKYMIASLNACAHDAGMREWGYGGPIGTGNLMHGPENTEFFKSNGGSWNTPFGKFFLQWYSGMLLLHGERICREAKTIFQGTEVDTSAKVAGIHWHYGMQSHPSELTAGYYNTSRRDGYLPIARMLGRYGFGLCCSGFGMRDVEEKKTNPVSSPEGFLKQLLLAARVCHIPIEGENSTTFLEDESFEQVLKMSKFYTYGLESPTFSFNFMRMDRYLFEQHKWVRFTRFVKQLSGANIFRARLDFGGDVQPTSMSDVVKVRAAYTYC; translated from the exons ATGGCGATCGCATCTCCATCCACACCAACTTTCTCTGCTTCCTTCTGTTGCAAACGCACTGTGTCAACTCACCTAACTCGCTTCCCTTCCACCTTGTCACCTACACGAACTCGCCACCTTCCACCTCGCCGATTCGCGATCAGCTCGCGACTCAACTCCTCAAAATCCTGCGGCTCCGTCTATCCCGACAATGGCGGGAGCGAAGATTTCGAGCATTACGAGCTTCAACATGGATTTACTGGCCCGGTGGAGCGGCGGCGGAGGGGATCGCCAGTGTACGTGACGCTGCCAGCGGAATTGGTGGCGGAGGATGGAAAGGTGAGGAGGATTAAAGTCTTGACGGCGTCTTTGAGGGCCCTGGTGACTGCTGGAGTGGAAGGCGTGGTTATGGAGATTTGGTGGGGAATAGTGGAGAGGGAGAAGCCTAGGGTTTATAATTGGGGAGGGTATTTGGATCTTGTGGCGTTAGCAAGACGGTGTGGGTTGAAGGTTAGAGCTGTCTTGGCTTTTCATCAACGTGGCACTGGACCTGGAGATCCTTTATG GGTTTCTCTTCCTCAATGGGTGCTTGAAGAGATTGATAAAGATCCAGATATAGCATATACTGATCGATTCGGTAGAAGAAACATGGAATACATTTCTCTTGGATGCGATATGTTTCCTGTCCTGAAGGGACGATCACCACTCCAAGCATATTCAGATTTTATGATGAATTTCAGAGATACTTTTAGATCTTTACTTGGTGTTGTCATTACG GGAGTCCAAGTTGGCATGGGTCCTGCAGGTGAATTAAGGTACCCTTCATGTCCATCACAGAAGCTAGCATGGGCTTGGCACACACGTGAGCTTGGAGAGTTTCAGTGCTATGATAAG TATATGATTGCATCCCTGAATGCATGTGCTCATGATGCTGGAATGCGTGAATGGGGATATGGAGGCCCGATTGGTACTGGTAATTTGATGCATGGCCCTGAGAATACTGAGTTTTTCAAAAGCAATGGTGGATCTTGGAATACCCCATTTGggaaattttttcttcaatggtaCTCTGGGATGCTGCTGCTTCATGGCGAAAGGATATGTAGAGAAGCGAAGACTATCTTTCAGGGCACCGAAGTTGATACTTCAGCCAAAGTGGCTGGGATCCACTGGCATTATGGCATGCAATCTCATCCTTCTGAGTTAACAGCTGGCTACTACAATACTTCAAGAAGAGATGGGTACTTGCCAATTGCTCGCATGTTGGGTAGGTACGGTTTTGGTTTATGCTGCTCAGGCTTTGGAATGAGAGAcgtggaagaaaaaaagacaaacccAGTCAGCAGTCCAGAGGGTTTTCTAAAACAGCTTTTATTGGCAGCTAGGGTCTGTCACATACCGATAGAAGGTGAAAATTCTACCACTTTTTTGGAAGATGAATCGTTTGAACAGGTGCTAAAGATGTCAAAGTTCTACACATATGGTCTTGAAAGCCCCACCTTTTCTTTCAACTTTATGAGGATGGACAGATACCTCTTTGAACAGCATAAATGGGTTCGCTTTACTCGTTTTGTGAAGCAATTGTCAGGGGCCAATATTTTTCGAGCCAGATTAGATTTTGGAGGCGATGTACAACCAACTTCAATGTCAGATGTTGTAAAAGTTAGAGCTGCGTATACATATTGTTAA